The Brassica napus cultivar Da-Ae chromosome C7, Da-Ae, whole genome shotgun sequence genomic interval AAGTATCTCTCATctcttacatatatattaagataCTGTGTTCCAAGTTCTTATTAGTGGATCCATTGTTGTCAAGCAACTTTATATAGAAACAAAGTCTTCCCTTTATCTTAACAATGTTGATTGTCCACAGTTTAGACTGTTCAAGGATTTGTTACTTTCATGAAATCAGCTTCCTGAAGATTTGGTTCTTTTGATTTACTTATATAGAACTTGAACCCctgaggagaaaaaaaaaaactcaaaatctaaAGCTTTAATTCTTCGTCTCACTGAGAAGTTGTGGGGGTTGATCTATTAAATTTGTAGGTGGAGAACATATTAGTCATTGGTCATAGCCGCTGTGGAGGAATTCAAGCTTTAATGAGCATGGAAGGTGAAGGAGACTCCAGGTTTCTTTTACTCAGTTCTTTTGATCACTGTATTGAAATAAACAAGCATTTCTTAAGTGTTGATTTTCGCTGTATTGCATTTACCTGTTAACAGAAGTTTCATACATGAGTGGGTAATTGTGGGGAAAAAGGCAAAGGAGAGCACAAAAGCAGTTGCTTCAAACCTCCATTTTGATCATCAGTGTCAACACTGTGAAAAGGTGATGTCTTTTGGCAAATTATATACATACCTTCTGTTTATCAATCAATGAACTAATATATAGTGTGTAAGAGTGCAGACGTCCATAAACCATTCATTAGAAAGGCTGCTTGGTTATCCGTGGATAGAAGAGAGAGTAAGGAAAGGATCACTGTCACTCCATGGTGGTTACTATGACTTTGTCAACTGTACGTTTGAGAAATGGACCGTCGATTATGGAAGCAAGAAAGAAGGCAGTGGGATTGCTGTTAAAAACCAATCAGTTTGGTGATGAGTGATGACTAGTAACCATCTCAGTCTTCATTAGGATTGTCTTTCATAGTCTTAAGAATCATCAGAGATTTGTGAATTCATGTTTCTTCCTTATTGGTTTTCTTGATACTATCATCAGAGGCATACAAATCAGAGATTAGAAAGAGACTATAATACACCAACAACAGAGTTAACACCGACATTCATCTAACGAATCATAACTATGGTTGTGTTCTGTGATATTCTGCTTCATTCTGTTGTTAACCTTGTCCAAAACCCTTCTCGCCCACTCGCCAAAATAAGTCTCATTGTGTCCGATCATAGCGTTCTTATACACCGACATACATCGCCTGTCCGTATCAAGAAACTCACATGTTTCTCCAACAGGATCATGCCATGTACCTTCGTGTCTCATCCCTGACCAGTTAGCTCCCCATTGGAACACGCGCTGTCCCACTCCAGCAAGCTTAAGCCACCCTTTGGGGAAAAACTCCATCACGCTACTGTTTCTATCCATTAGAAACAAGTTAGTGAGCTGTGCACCGTGCGGTGATACCAACACATCGGTCTTCTTCATCAGCTCCACTTGCTGACAAAACGTTAGATTGTCCGAGTAAGAAACGTTTAGTTCACATCCGTTTACTCTCTTGCACTCTCTCCTAAAGACATTGATCACCACTGTTTCGTTTCTGAAAGCTCTTGCTCCGGTTCTCAATAGCAGTGTCATACCGATTCGAGGTTTTGATGAGGTGATGTTACAGTAGCTTCTCGCTTTGCGTCTAATGTGATCAAAAGCCTCCATTCTTCTCTCCCTTGACATTCCAGCTTGATCATGTCTCATAACAACCGCCTTCTCGAAGCAAACCGGGTTATCTTGATCGATAAACCGTGTGAATTCCGGTTCTTGATTGTAAGTAGCTCTGAGTATTTCGCTTAACCAATGCCCCATCTCAAACCTTAGCTCTCCCCAGTGGTATAAAACCCATTTTTGAGGCCTTTCGCATCGGTTTCTTAAGCTCCAAGAAACGAATGGAACCATGGTGGATAGTCCATGCCACAAGTTGTAGTAATCGTATTGGTTATAAGAAACAAAAGTCAAACCCTTCTGAAGAACGGCGTTGGTTGGAATAGCTTCAGGCAAAGCCAACGCGTAGTAGTTCCATGATCCATCATGTTTGTCGATACCTTTCAAGCATAGAAGCTTTCCTTTGGAAGAATCTGAAGGAAACTCTTGGTACTGAGCCTCGCCTTTTGTTTGGTTATCAAGGAGAGAGCTCATGAACCAAGTGTGACCTTCGAGTGGTTTGTTTGAGAAGCGGTAGTCCTTGAGTGGAAGGAATGTCACTGACTCACGTAGCTTTTCCACCAAGTAAGCAGTCTTGTTGTCAGATGCTTGTTCTGGTTGGTGTTTCAGATACGTAAAGAGTGAAGGTGGGAGTGAAAGTGAGTGTTTAGTGATTTGAAATGAACAGATTTGGAGAAGAACAAAAACAGTGACCACGAGGCACAATACTTTCAAGTAGGACTTCAGGGAGGATAAGCAAGTAACTAGCCTTTGCCAAACAGTAGGTTTACTCGTCATTGTGAGTGAGGACTGAATCACATAGAGTGAAGCAGAGCAATATATGGTCAATGCAACGTTACCTGCACGGTGCCATTAATAATGTTGGTGACAGATCTTGGATCAACCAACACATGCTTTCCGTTGTTATTTCCtagttttacaatttttaatttgCCCGGTTTACATTCTAcaagaagttttttttaatcCCAAAGATATTACTTAGATGAATACATTTGTTAACTCGAAATATTCATATAATGAAACCACTGGTTTTCGTTTAGTTTCCTGTGTTAACCGTTATTGATCATACTTGTCGGTCGAAGATTTTTTAATAAGATTGCAGATGATAATATCAATATAATTACATATTAGATAGTTATCCTGCACTACTAATGAAGATCTAAATTACTACactataaactatatatatttagagAAGATTTCAAATATTGTTTTACAATAAACGTAAAATCTCATAACAGCGTAAACGTAGATATTACAAACATAACTAAGCAGATAAAGAACCAAATAAGCAAACAGCATACAACACAtgtaaaatacaacatattgattaTCTAAAAGGAAATTAAAAACACAGATCATACGGAAATGTGTAatcaaccaaaccaaaacaCAACAAATGGTACATTTCACTATAGTATATAAGAGACAACAAAACCCATGAAGTATTTAATTATTCAAGGACTCGATTTAGTTGTAGTAGGCGGAGGAGAGAACATTGGAATGGATGGGAAATTGGTCGGGAGAGAAGGAATCGTTGTGGGGAATGAAGGTAAAGTTGGCATTGGAATAGAAGGGATTGAAGTGGGAATTGTGGGAAGAGTTGTTTGTGGCAATGTTGATGGAAATGGAGGAATTGAAGTGGGAATTGTGGGAAGAGTTGGTTGTGGCGAGGTGGATGGCAATGGAGGTAATCCCGTTGGGATAGGCATATTTGGAATTTGAGGGAGAGGTTGTTGCTGGAGAAGGTGGCGTGAGGCCGAGCACTTGTTGATCGTAATAG includes:
- the LOC125590159 gene encoding uncharacterized protein LOC125590159; the protein is MKYLIIQGLDLVVVGGGENIGMDGKLVGREGIVVGNEGKVGIGIEGIEVGIVGRVVCGNVDGNGGIEVGIVGRVGCGEVDGNGGNPVGIGIFGI
- the LOC125590158 gene encoding uncharacterized protein LOC125590158 → MTSKPTVWQRLVTCLSSLKSYLKVLCLVVTVFVLLQICSFQITKHSLSLPPSLFTYLKHQPEQASDNKTAYLVEKLRESVTFLPLKDYRFSNKPLEGHTWFMSSLLDNQTKGEAQYQEFPSDSSKGKLLCLKGIDKHDGSWNYYALALPEAIPTNAVLQKGLTFVSYNQYDYYNLWHGLSTMVPFVSWSLRNRCERPQKWVLYHWGELRFEMGHWLSEILRATYNQEPEFTRFIDQDNPVCFEKAVVMRHDQAGMSRERRMEAFDHIRRKARSYCNITSSKPRIGMTLLLRTGARAFRNETVVINVFRRECKRVNGCELNVSYSDNLTFCQQVELMKKTDVLVSPHGAQLTNLFLMDRNSSVMEFFPKGWLKLAGVGQRVFQWGANWSGMRHEGTWHDPVGETCEFLDTDRRCMSVYKNAMIGHNETYFGEWARRVLDKVNNRMKQNITEHNHSYDSLDECRC